One genomic segment of Hordeum vulgare subsp. vulgare chromosome 2H, MorexV3_pseudomolecules_assembly, whole genome shotgun sequence includes these proteins:
- the LOC123429499 gene encoding uncharacterized protein LOC123429499: MGIRSRRRRPAARSVAEPAEPMEKDNQDDRISSLPNDILVNILDRLKARAAVKTKVLSRRWSQLPDMLPRLTISARDLRPSKTKTSMSNNELFQRSNAAVVKATESVLAHRDLGGCTIDLLSTTFYLKDDAPISIGRTVGNAMATHKIEKVEFTVLTEKERQECTFDDMEKYGTRFVSFFNECLNAFAGLTRLCLQNLTFRESVIVSNILVTCKQLKYLDFHYCRTEGLILDVEHTQLSELSIVNCRFGLINLTMVPKLTRLVFEYWTAYKEPPLSFGYVPLLEVLSLATVHLSWHKMVKLSTFLYGSSVRDLRLCFRFEKIWVQPECLTKRLASVLHQLRIVNLVDIPEGYDLTWTMFILEAAPSVEELYMKVMDHPCEMHMDKEKRRANLFSENKGVEWKPPASHFKHHRLAKLIIFCFESLDYMVNHVRCVMKAAVNLQDVYLYNRLACNKCRNVMPPRLIKFPETVMGRHLEGKRLTWGIESPATIHFQITPVIRAEHRARTL, translated from the exons ATGGGGATCAGATCTCGTCGCCGGCGGCCGGCTGCTAGATCGGTGGCCGAACCCGCCGAACCCATGGAG AAAGACAATCAAGATGATAGGATCAGCAGCTTGCCAAACGACATCCTTGTCAACATTCTGGACCGACTTAAAGCGCGAGCCGCTGTGAAAACCAAGGTCCTCTCCAGACGGTGGAGTCAGCTTCCTGACATGCTCCCACGGCTTACAATCAGTGCTCGGGACCTACGGCCCTCAAAAACTAAAACCAGCATGTCCAATAATGAATTGTTTCAGAGGTCCAATGCAGCTGTGGTCAAAGCGACAGAGAGCGTACTGGCACACAGGGATCTGGGTGGATGCACCATCGACCTGTTGAGCACGACGTTCTACTTGAAAGATGATGCCCCCATATCCATTGGGCGTACTGTTGGCAATGCCATGGCAACACATAAGATTGAGAAAGTGGAATTCACTGTTTTGACAGAGAAGGAGAGACAAGAGTGCACTTTTGATGATATGGAGAAATATGGGACACGGTTTGTGTCATTTTTCAATGAGTGCCTCAATGCGTTTGCTGGTCTCACACGCCTCTGCCTGCAGAATTTGACATTTCGTGAATCTGTCATTGTCTCCAACATCCTCGTCACTTGCAAGCAATTAAAATATTTGGATTTCCACTATTGCCGCACGGAGGGTTTGATTCTCGATGTTGAACACACACAACTCAGTGAGCTCAGCATTGTCAATTGCCGTTTTGGCCTGATCAACCTCACAATGGTTCCCAAACTCACCCGATTGGTGTTTGAGTATTGGACGGCTTACAAAGAACCGCCACTATCATTTGGCTATGTCCCATTGCTCGAGGTTCTGAGTCTTGCAACTGTTCATCTTAGTTGGCACAAGATGGTCAAGTTAAGTACGTTTCTTTACGGGTCCTCTGTTCGAGACCTGAGGTTGTGTTTTAGATTTGAAAAG ATTTGGGTTCAACCGGAGTGCCTGACCAAAAGGCTGGCATCTGTGCTCCACCAACTAAGGATTGTCAATCTAGTTGACATTCCTGAAGGGTATGATCTTACCTGGACAATGTTCATTTTGGAAGCGGCGCCGTCCGTGGAGGAGCTCTACATGAAG GTAATGGATCATCCTTGTGAAATGCATATGGATAAGGAGAAGAGGAGGGCGAACTTGTTTAGTGAGAACAAGGGCGTCGAGTGGAAACCACCTGCGTCACACTTCAAGCACCACCGGCTGGCCAAGCTCATCATCTTCTGCTTTGAGTCTCTAGACTACATGGTGAATCATGTCAGGTGTGTCATGAAAGCAGCGGTGAATCTACAGGATGTGTACCTGTATAATAGACTGGCATGTAACAAGTGCCGTAATGTGATGCCTCCTAGGCTGATAAAGTTCCCGGAGACGGTTATGGGGAGGCATTTGGAGGGGAAGCGATTGACCTGGGGCATCGAGTCGCCTGCCACAATCCACTTCCAGATAACTCCTGTAATAAGGGCTGAACATCGTGCTAGGACGCTCTAG